The Hevea brasiliensis isolate MT/VB/25A 57/8 chromosome 1, ASM3005281v1, whole genome shotgun sequence genome has a window encoding:
- the LOC110666838 gene encoding nudix hydrolase 16, mitochondrial isoform X2 produces MHKHFVRFAVEAGPNQWAPPFGMGKRIHSLVCAAALVACSGRHQQRYEGGCRLVAGCIPFRYRNYYENGDTDAEKIVEVLMINSTSGPGLLFPKDLMGYYHFKSKTLQDECCPEGLCKASMFALFVKEELESWPEQITRTRSWLIISEAVENCRHKWMEDALKQFSVWLEVKM; encoded by the exons ATGCATAAGCATTTTGTCAGATTTGCAGTAGAGGCAGGGCCAAACCAATGGGCCCCTCCATTTGGGATGGGAAAAAGGATTCATTCCTTAGTATGTGCAGCTGCATTGGTTGCCTGCAGTGGTCGGCATCAGCAGCGGTACGAGGGCGGTTGTCGCCTTGTCGCCGG GTGTATTCCTTTTAGGTATAGAAATTACTATGAAAATGGTGATACCGATGCTGAGAAGATTGTTGAGGTTCTTATGATCAACTCAACTAGTGGACCAGGTCTCTTGTTTCCAAag GATCTCATGGGCTATTATCACTTCAAGAGTAAAACACTCCAAGATGAGTGTTGCCCAGAAGGTTTATGTAAAGCTTCAATGTTTGCGTTGTTTGTCAAGGAAGAGCTTGAGTCATGGCCAGAACAGATCACCAGAACGAGAAGTTGGTTGATTATATCCGAAGCAGTTGAGAATTGCCGACATAAATGGATGGAAGATGCTCTGAAGCAATTCTCTGTATGGCTTGAAGTTAAGATGTAA
- the LOC110666838 gene encoding nudix hydrolase 16, mitochondrial isoform X1 translates to MHKHFVRFAVEAGPNQWAPPFGMGKRIHSLVCAAALVACSGRHQQRYEGGCRLVAGCIPFRYRNYYENGDTDAEKIVEVLMINSTSGPGLLFPKGGWENDESVKEAAVRGAIEEAGVRGDLMDLMGYYHFKSKTLQDECCPEGLCKASMFALFVKEELESWPEQITRTRSWLIISEAVENCRHKWMEDALKQFSVWLEVKM, encoded by the exons ATGCATAAGCATTTTGTCAGATTTGCAGTAGAGGCAGGGCCAAACCAATGGGCCCCTCCATTTGGGATGGGAAAAAGGATTCATTCCTTAGTATGTGCAGCTGCATTGGTTGCCTGCAGTGGTCGGCATCAGCAGCGGTACGAGGGCGGTTGTCGCCTTGTCGCCGG GTGTATTCCTTTTAGGTATAGAAATTACTATGAAAATGGTGATACCGATGCTGAGAAGATTGTTGAGGTTCTTATGATCAACTCAACTAGTGGACCAGGTCTCTTGTTTCCAAag GGAGGGTGGGAGAATGATGAAAGTGTTAAAGAGGCTGCAGTGAGGGGAGCCATTGAAGAAGCTGGAGTTCGAGGCGACCTTATG GATCTCATGGGCTATTATCACTTCAAGAGTAAAACACTCCAAGATGAGTGTTGCCCAGAAGGTTTATGTAAAGCTTCAATGTTTGCGTTGTTTGTCAAGGAAGAGCTTGAGTCATGGCCAGAACAGATCACCAGAACGAGAAGTTGGTTGATTATATCCGAAGCAGTTGAGAATTGCCGACATAAATGGATGGAAGATGCTCTGAAGCAATTCTCTGTATGGCTTGAAGTTAAGATGTAA